Proteins found in one Fulvitalea axinellae genomic segment:
- a CDS encoding DUF4349 domain-containing protein: protein MTNNRLRLAALYLFLFGTIACGRASEQNIAETKAISISPEARSMASSEMGAEMSEETIPQAKTKRINTQKLIKTGSLKFETKDVRASSKRIHNAVTQANGYISSETSHKNDYRSSVTLTARIPSEKFDPFISQVTSGVESFDRNEIRVKDVTEEFLDLSARLKTKKALEQRYIALLDKAKTIKNILEIEREIEKLRSDIESTEGRLRYLNDRVGFSTITFEFYKRHELVAGAEPGWWSKFGESFVDGWENMLSFFLVLTQLWPFFLLALGVIFGIKKWRGKKAKA, encoded by the coding sequence CCTTTTTGGAACAATCGCATGCGGAAGGGCATCTGAGCAGAACATCGCTGAGACAAAAGCGATTTCAATAAGCCCCGAAGCCAGAAGCATGGCTTCATCAGAAATGGGCGCCGAAATGTCCGAAGAGACGATTCCGCAAGCCAAGACTAAACGTATAAATACGCAAAAGCTGATAAAAACAGGCTCTCTTAAATTTGAAACCAAAGATGTTAGAGCCAGTTCCAAGAGAATTCATAATGCCGTGACTCAGGCAAACGGATATATTTCCTCAGAGACCAGCCACAAAAACGATTATCGGTCTTCCGTCACGTTAACAGCCAGAATCCCATCCGAAAAATTCGATCCTTTCATTTCCCAAGTCACTTCGGGAGTCGAGTCTTTTGACCGCAATGAGATCAGGGTAAAAGACGTGACCGAGGAGTTTCTCGATCTAAGCGCAAGGCTAAAAACCAAAAAGGCGCTGGAGCAACGTTATATCGCCCTGTTGGATAAGGCCAAGACGATCAAAAACATTCTGGAAATCGAGAGAGAAATCGAAAAGCTACGTTCCGATATTGAATCGACGGAAGGCAGGCTTCGCTACCTCAATGACCGGGTTGGCTTTTCCACCATAACCTTCGAGTTCTACAAACGTCATGAATTGGTCGCAGGCGCTGAGCCAGGATGGTGGAGTAAGTTCGGAGAAAGCTTCGTAGACGGTTGGGAGAACATGCTCTCGTTTTTCCTAGTTCTTACCCAACTCTGGCCGTTTTTCCTGTTAGCCCTCGGAGTGATTTTCGGAATCAAAAAGTGGAGAGGCAAGAAAGCCAAAGCCTAA
- the lsrF gene encoding 3-hydroxy-5-phosphonooxypentane-2,4-dione thiolase produces MADAEGIIEGKGFGIGQAVETGSFHLKGLQNMDWGTKNRISRIFKEDGKTVMLAFDHGYIMGPTSGLERLDLSIVPLIKYADSLMCTRGAIRSVVPPTTDKPICFRFSAGTTILGELNDECILDIEEAVRLNASTMAVMVSVGGKYEATTVRNLTKTADYGAKHGIPVMGVTAVGKELVRDARYLSMASRVCAENGSTIVKTYYCEKDFEKVVNSCPVPIVIAGGKKLPERDALALAYNAINDGAAGVDMGRNVFQSECPEAMIQVVGDVVHNGFTVDQAYEKFNDLKAELEAVNA; encoded by the coding sequence ATGGCTGACGCAGAAGGAATCATTGAAGGTAAGGGCTTTGGTATTGGCCAAGCCGTAGAAACCGGATCTTTCCACCTCAAGGGACTTCAGAACATGGACTGGGGAACCAAAAACAGAATCTCAAGAATCTTTAAGGAAGACGGCAAGACTGTCATGCTGGCTTTCGACCACGGTTACATCATGGGGCCTACCTCCGGTTTGGAGCGTCTGGATCTCAGCATCGTGCCGTTGATCAAGTACGCTGACTCGTTGATGTGTACTCGCGGAGCTATCCGTAGCGTAGTGCCTCCGACAACCGACAAGCCGATTTGTTTCCGCTTTTCGGCCGGTACCACTATCCTCGGCGAACTTAACGACGAGTGCATTCTCGACATCGAGGAAGCAGTACGCTTGAACGCTTCCACTATGGCCGTAATGGTTTCAGTAGGAGGAAAGTACGAGGCTACTACCGTTCGCAACCTTACCAAAACCGCTGACTACGGTGCGAAGCACGGTATTCCGGTAATGGGTGTGACTGCCGTAGGCAAAGAGCTCGTTCGCGACGCTCGTTACCTCTCTATGGCTTCGCGTGTATGTGCCGAGAACGGCTCGACTATCGTGAAGACTTACTACTGTGAGAAGGACTTCGAAAAAGTGGTTAACTCTTGCCCAGTGCCGATCGTAATCGCTGGTGGTAAGAAGTTGCCGGAGCGCGACGCTCTTGCGTTGGCTTACAATGCCATCAACGACGGTGCTGCCGGTGTAGACATGGGACGTAACGTATTCCAGTCTGAATGCCCTGAGGCTATGATCCAAGTTGTTGGAGACGTTGTACACAACGGATTCACTGTTGATCAGGCTTATGAGAAGTTCAACGATCTGAAGGCTGAACTCGAAGCGGTAAACGCATAA
- a CDS encoding DAK2 domain-containing protein, with the protein MEKITIDQFKGMINNAFEKVSARADEFSKLDAVAGDGDHGTAIVAAMGAINEAAQKGEEFKAMLGDMGFGAMSQSCGSTSTLSGALYLGMSDCAAGTELDVKAVGNMFDAGLANVRKSTKADVGNKTVMDALIPAIEALKTYEGDNVVEQFQQAAKAASEGAEKTIEMQASFGRARNMGERSIGHLDPGAASMACIFEAFASSLA; encoded by the coding sequence ATGGAAAAGATCACTATCGACCAGTTCAAAGGCATGATAAACAACGCCTTTGAAAAAGTGTCGGCCCGTGCCGACGAATTTTCGAAACTTGACGCCGTAGCAGGCGATGGCGACCACGGAACGGCTATCGTTGCCGCTATGGGAGCCATAAACGAAGCAGCCCAAAAGGGTGAGGAGTTCAAGGCGATGCTCGGCGACATGGGCTTTGGCGCCATGAGCCAGTCTTGCGGATCCACCAGCACGCTGTCCGGAGCGCTGTACCTCGGTATGAGTGACTGCGCCGCGGGCACCGAGCTCGACGTGAAAGCGGTAGGGAATATGTTTGACGCCGGTTTGGCCAACGTGCGCAAAAGCACCAAAGCCGACGTGGGCAACAAGACTGTTATGGACGCCCTGATTCCCGCTATCGAAGCTTTGAAAACGTATGAGGGCGACAACGTAGTGGAGCAATTCCAGCAGGCGGCGAAAGCGGCCTCGGAAGGTGCGGAAAAAACGATAGAGATGCAGGCGAGCTTCGGCCGCGCGCGTAACATGGGAGAGCGTTCTATAGGTCACCTTGACCCGGGAGCGGCCTCTATGGCATGTATTTTCGAAGCCTTCGCTTCATCGTTGGCCTAA
- a CDS encoding dihydroxyacetone kinase subunit DhaK, whose amino-acid sequence MAVEEKVLIKKFINNPETITQELLEGYTMAYADKVALGGENIVVRANPKSEDKVAIVSMGGSGHEPAISGFVGEGMLDCSVVGDIFAAPGAPRVFEALKKFDRGAGILLVVLNHAGDVMSANMAMQLAERAGIKVKMLMTSEDISAGLDVPDEDRRGLAGCIPLYKIAGAAAEEGKSLDEIYEIAERFNKQMATLAVAMKSCTHPQNGATIAELPDGEMEIGMGQHGEGGGGRSALLTADETAERMIGQLMKKLSPAKGDKVVLYINGVGATTMMELFLVYRKAHQILVDAGCEVVEGKVDEFLTVQEMAGFQMILGKVDDDHATYLKHVSDAPYWTVLK is encoded by the coding sequence ATGGCAGTCGAAGAAAAAGTACTGATCAAGAAATTCATCAACAACCCGGAAACCATCACCCAGGAGTTGTTGGAAGGTTATACTATGGCTTACGCCGACAAAGTGGCTCTCGGTGGAGAGAACATCGTTGTGCGCGCCAACCCTAAGTCTGAGGACAAAGTGGCCATCGTAAGTATGGGCGGATCGGGCCACGAGCCCGCCATCAGTGGCTTCGTAGGCGAAGGCATGCTCGACTGTAGCGTTGTGGGCGACATTTTCGCAGCTCCGGGCGCTCCAAGAGTATTCGAAGCCCTTAAGAAATTTGACCGTGGAGCGGGTATCCTGCTCGTGGTTCTCAATCACGCAGGTGACGTGATGAGCGCCAACATGGCAATGCAGTTGGCTGAGCGCGCCGGAATCAAGGTGAAAATGCTCATGACCAGCGAAGACATCAGCGCCGGACTCGATGTGCCGGACGAAGATCGTCGCGGATTGGCGGGATGTATTCCGTTGTACAAAATCGCTGGTGCCGCCGCAGAGGAAGGCAAGTCACTTGACGAGATTTACGAAATCGCTGAGCGCTTCAACAAGCAGATGGCTACTTTGGCCGTGGCTATGAAGTCATGCACCCACCCGCAAAACGGCGCCACTATCGCCGAATTGCCTGACGGCGAGATGGAAATAGGTATGGGACAGCACGGCGAAGGCGGTGGCGGTCGCAGTGCGTTGCTTACTGCCGACGAAACCGCTGAGCGCATGATCGGCCAGTTGATGAAGAAGCTTTCGCCAGCTAAAGGCGACAAAGTGGTGCTTTACATCAACGGAGTGGGAGCGACTACTATGATGGAGCTCTTCCTCGTTTACCGAAAGGCGCATCAGATCCTTGTTGACGCCGGATGCGAAGTTGTGGAAGGCAAAGTGGACGAATTCTTGACCGTTCAGGAAATGGCCGGCTTCCAGATGATCCTTGGAAAAGTGGATGACGATCACGCCACTTATCTCAAGCACGTGTCTGACGCTCCTTACTGGACAGTTCTTAAGTAA
- a CDS encoding cytochrome D1 domain-containing protein — MKRMGLFKNLLLPVLAVFTVLVYLGFTNKEGHVEGDPLSLEYMLVDESGDRLFVSAKTAHRIEVLNLNTRAKVGAINLPERPKGMALQGGRLYVTCSEGPGTIEVFDAKTLKPIKSIKGRSGVVAPVVSPKNNSLVVCNQFLDEVSVYDLSTLQEKTRIKTGRQPIGAVLGKNERYLYVANLLPDARADIDTVATDLTVIDLKKGQFIKNIALENGSNALRGINLSKDGRWVYVSHNLGRFQVPTSQLEQGWMNTSAMSIIDTENMMRVATVLLDEPENGAAGIWGIDSDGEKIYVAHSGTHDFSVIEEAPMIERLLKHNDKPSLAYDLTFLNGIRQRIKVTGNGPRQLVVNGNELIVSTYFSDTLNFFDINNEYENQTLAMNPNLRESKARQGERLFNDAQYCFQGWQSCNGCHPNDARIDGLNWDLLNDGIGSPKNCKSLLLSHETPPAMITGIRASAEVAVRAGFRHIQFTQMPDEKASTVDAYLKSLKPTPSPYLVDGQLSAKAQRGKKAFEKAKCSACHNGTYFTDKRLHKVLPDTATMLDTPTLIEVWRTAPYLHDGRARTMEDVIKVERHGILRKISKKEMEDLAEYVLSL, encoded by the coding sequence ATGAAGCGAATGGGACTTTTTAAGAATCTGTTATTGCCTGTCCTAGCGGTGTTTACGGTCCTGGTTTATCTGGGATTCACCAACAAGGAAGGGCATGTGGAAGGCGATCCGCTTTCCTTAGAATATATGCTTGTCGACGAATCTGGCGATCGCCTGTTTGTGTCGGCAAAGACCGCTCACCGCATCGAGGTTCTGAACCTGAATACACGGGCCAAAGTAGGCGCTATCAATTTGCCCGAAAGACCCAAAGGTATGGCCTTGCAAGGCGGTAGACTCTACGTAACCTGTTCCGAAGGTCCGGGTACCATCGAGGTGTTTGACGCAAAGACGCTTAAGCCGATAAAGTCCATCAAAGGACGTAGCGGTGTAGTGGCGCCGGTTGTTAGCCCGAAAAACAATTCTTTGGTGGTTTGTAACCAATTCTTGGACGAGGTTTCGGTTTACGACTTATCGACCTTGCAGGAGAAAACCCGTATTAAAACCGGTCGTCAGCCGATTGGTGCGGTGTTGGGCAAAAACGAAAGGTACCTTTACGTGGCCAACCTGCTTCCGGACGCCCGGGCTGATATTGACACCGTAGCTACCGACCTTACGGTAATCGACCTGAAGAAGGGCCAGTTCATAAAAAACATAGCGCTTGAGAACGGAAGTAACGCGTTAAGGGGAATCAACTTGTCGAAAGACGGACGTTGGGTTTACGTTTCCCATAACCTCGGCCGTTTCCAAGTCCCTACCTCGCAGTTGGAACAGGGCTGGATGAACACCAGCGCCATGAGTATCATCGATACTGAAAACATGATGCGAGTGGCGACGGTACTGCTTGACGAACCGGAAAACGGCGCGGCCGGAATCTGGGGAATCGACAGCGACGGCGAAAAGATCTATGTGGCGCATTCGGGCACGCACGATTTCAGCGTAATCGAGGAAGCTCCGATGATCGAGCGTCTGCTCAAGCACAACGACAAGCCTTCGTTGGCTTACGACTTGACTTTCCTTAACGGAATCAGGCAAAGAATCAAAGTGACAGGTAATGGTCCGCGTCAGCTTGTTGTCAATGGCAATGAGTTGATAGTGTCCACTTATTTCTCCGACACTCTGAATTTCTTTGACATTAATAACGAATACGAAAACCAGACGCTGGCAATGAACCCCAATCTCCGTGAATCGAAGGCGAGACAAGGGGAAAGGCTCTTTAACGACGCTCAATATTGCTTCCAAGGATGGCAATCGTGCAACGGATGTCACCCCAACGATGCTCGTATTGATGGCTTGAACTGGGATTTGCTCAATGACGGTATCGGTTCTCCGAAGAACTGCAAAAGCCTGCTGTTGTCGCACGAAACGCCACCCGCAATGATTACGGGAATCAGGGCTTCTGCCGAAGTGGCCGTTAGGGCCGGTTTCCGACACATCCAGTTTACGCAGATGCCGGACGAGAAAGCCTCTACGGTGGACGCGTATCTCAAATCGCTCAAACCTACCCCTAGCCCGTATTTGGTAGACGGTCAGTTGAGCGCCAAAGCGCAGCGCGGAAAAAAAGCATTCGAAAAAGCCAAATGCTCGGCTTGCCATAACGGAACTTATTTTACGGACAAAAGACTCCACAAAGTATTGCCGGATACGGCCACTATGCTGGATACTCCGACACTTATCGAAGTGTGGCGTACCGCTCCGTATCTGCATGACGGAAGGGCAAGAACTATGGAAGACGTGATCAAAGTAGAGCGTCACGGAATCCTTAGGAAGATTTCCAAGAAAGAGATGGAAGACTTGGCCGAGTATGTCTTGTCTTTGTAA
- a CDS encoding DUF6249 domain-containing protein — protein MAVEILVPLGLFGLIFGIVYLSITSRNRERLALIEKGVSAEIFSSNKNKHFEALKFGMVSIGIGLGLFAGKLTGGGDEYPMPYFIGALVMGGLALVLYYFIVRKVQGSQED, from the coding sequence ATGGCTGTTGAAATCTTAGTTCCGCTCGGCTTATTTGGTTTAATTTTCGGGATTGTCTATTTATCGATTACTTCACGAAATAGAGAACGTCTGGCCCTTATAGAAAAAGGAGTAAGCGCTGAAATATTCTCATCAAATAAAAACAAACACTTTGAGGCTTTGAAATTTGGTATGGTATCAATCGGCATAGGTTTAGGTCTCTTTGCCGGTAAGCTTACGGGAGGGGGCGATGAGTACCCGATGCCATATTTTATCGGAGCCTTGGTAATGGGTGGGCTCGCTTTGGTTCTGTATTATTTCATTGTACGGAAGGTTCAGGGCTCGCAAGAAGACTAA